In one Magallana gigas chromosome 9, xbMagGiga1.1, whole genome shotgun sequence genomic region, the following are encoded:
- the LOC105320076 gene encoding charged multivesicular body protein 2a, with protein sequence MPLEWLFGRKKTPEEMLRQNQRALNKAMRDLDRERSKMEQQEKKVIADIKNMAKKGQMDAVKIMAKDLVRTRRYVKKFILMRANIQAVSLKIQTLKSNNAMAQAMKGVTKAMMTMNRQLKLPQIQKIMMEFEKQSEIMDMKEEMMSDAIDDAMGDEDDEEESDAVVSQVLDELGLQLTDQLSDIPNAGTSLGTKTADKQQPQAAGVSDADADLEARLENLRRQ encoded by the exons ATGCCTTTGGAATGGCTTTTTGGGCGCAAGAAGACGCCAGAGGAGATGTTAAGACAGAACCAGCGAGCTCTGAACAAAGCAATGAGAGATCTGGACCGAGAGAGATCTAAGATGGAACAACAAGAGAAAAAAGTGATAGCAGACATTAAAAACATGGCAAAGAAAGGCCAGATG GATGCTGTGAAGATCATGGCCAAAGACCTTGTGCGGACACGACGGTACGTCAAAAAGTTCATTCTAATGAGAGCCAACATCCAAGCAGTGTCCCTGAAAATCCAGACCCTCAAATCAAACAACGCCATGGCTCAGGCCATGAAGGGCGTCACGAAGGCCATGATGACCATGAATCGACAG CTGAAGTTGCCCCAGATTCAGAAGATAATGATGGAGTTTGAGAAGCAGTCAGAGATCATGGACATGAAGGAAGAGATGATGAGTGACGCCATCGATGATGCCATGGGTGACGAAGACGATGAGGAAGAGAG cgATGCCGTTGTGTCACAAGTTCTGGATGAATTAGGACTGCAACTAACAGATCAATTATCAg ACATCCCGAATGCGGGAACCAGTTTAGGAACCAAGACGGCTGACAAGCAACAGCCGCAGGCCGCCGGGGTCAGTGACGCTGACGCCGACCTGGAGGCCCGGCTAGAAAACCTCAGGAGGCAGTGA
- the LOC105320075 gene encoding cold shock domain-containing protein E1, with product MTSAVKKMNSPQSWKPPPQQDPAILSYQRSPSSNLLPSTNGNRETGFVEKLLHSYGFIQCCEREARLFFHFSEYSGDINTVKIGDAVEFQLSSDRRTGRPIACAVVKVDETSYEVISDDRFTGTVVQEARVSKSKNGCVNGNIDGMGRVTYEHNGECFFLPFGLDDVADSSLNLKPGDKVSFFMATDKRNGNIQARKIELVAPTPPPRCQGVVCSMKDSFGFIERADVVKEIFFHYSEYNDDINDLVLGDDVEFDVQSRNNKEVAVNIKKLPVGTVIFEDISIDKIQGKIIKTLKSNRRQSDPLGGRISCQSAKGTAEYPYGDKDQSGEFTLQIGDLVEFQVATDRRDKLQRATKIQLCQETFSQNSEKREKGVVSNLKDGYGFIQCTDRESKIFFHFSELVDSKKEIRTQEEVEFTVVPDPSTPNRPMAIRIRSLPRGSISFVNVRPEKYIGTVDKEPSSHKSPSKIKDNEPAGNIVFDYEGKIQNIPYYHKDIADMRDAPKYGDKVEFSIGEVKRSNSRFAAAVRVVIRNIQGKCHGFIATLKDNYGFIENADHDKEVFFHFSSFDGDVNDLDLGDEVEYTVTRKSAKLSAENIRKVPKGTVAPEDILYDKGVLQGKVIRPMRIVNPDQDEYSGLVQVGGDDDQDAEVYPYGITSLTDKRDFLQRGDAVKFQIAAHRRTGLLRAVNIAAIRKFTRARVDSVKGQFGFINYEAEEGKKLFFHMTEVHDGIEVQTGDEVEFVVVQNQRNGKYSACSLRKITDRQRPERLLSRMKSIKEDMTGPRVVAVRQPKGPDGTNGFKEPRKPWTPPQA from the exons ATGACGTCAGCTgtcaagaaaatgaacagtCCTCAATCATGGAAG CCGCCACCTCAGCAGGACCCCGCCATTCTGTCCTACCAGAGGTCACCTAGCAGTAACCTCCTACCATCAACCAATGGCAACAGAGAAACCGGATTTGTTGAAAAACTTCTG CATTCCTATGGATTTATCCAGTGTTGTGAGAGAGAAGCTCGTCTGTTTTTCCATTTTAGCGAATATTCAGGAGACATCAATACAGTGAAAATAGGGG ATGCAGTGGAGTTCCAGCTTTCCAGTGACAGAAGAACCGGTCGTCCCATTGCATGTGCTGTGGTGAAAGTGGACGAGACATCTTACGAGGTGATCAGTGATGACAGATTCACTGGAACTGTGGTGCAAGAGGCCAGAGTTAGCAAGAGCAAAAAT GGGTGTGTGAATGGCAACATTGATGGTATGGGTCGAGTGACATATGAACACAATGGAGAGTGTTTTTTTCTACCTTTTGGACTTGATGATGTCGCAGACAGCAGCCTCAATCTGAAGCCGGGCGACAAGGTGTCCTTCTTTATGGCCACCGATAAAAG AAATGGGAACATACAGGCCAGGAAGATAGAGCTGGTAGCCCCCACCCCACCGCCGAGGTGCCAGGGGGTGGTGTGCTCCATGAAGGACTCGTTTGGCTTCATTGAGCGGGCTGATGTGGTGAAGGAGATCTTCTTTCACTACAGTGAATACAACGATGATATCAACGACCTAGTTCTGGGAGACGATGTCGAATTTGATGTGCAGTCCAGAAAT AATAAAGAGGTTGCTGTCAACATTAAGAAACTACCTGTGGGGACGGTGATATTTGAAGATATCAGCATCGACAAAATACAAGggaaaataatcaaaacattgAAAAGTAACCGGAGACAGAGTGATCCACTAGGGGGCAGGATTTCGTGCCAATCGGCCAAAGG GACAGCAGAGTATCCTTACGGGGACAAGGATCAGAGCGGTGAATTCACACTCCAGATTGGTGATCTAGTGGAGTTCCAGGTAGCAACGGATCGCAGAGACAAACTCCAGAGGGCCACCAAGATACAGCTGTGTCAGGAGACGTTTAGCCAGAACTCAGAGAAACGAGAAAAG GGAGTGGTATCCAACTTGAAGGATGGCTATGGATTTATCCAATGTACGGATAGAGAATCCAAAATATTCTTCCACTTCAGTGAGCTTGTGGACAGCAAGAAGGAAATACGGACTCAAGAGGAAGTGGAATTCACAGTAGTCCCC GATCCATCCACCCCTAATCGACCAATGGCAATCCGCATCAGAAGCCTGCCAAGAGGCAGCATATCTTTTGTAAATGTTCGTCCAGAAAAGTATATAGGAACAGTCGACAAAGAACCATCCAGTCACAAGAGTCCAT CAAAGATCAAAGACAACGAACCTGCCGGTAATATAGTGTTTGATTATGAAGGGAAGATACAAAATATTCCTTACTACCATAAAGATATCGCAGACATGAGAGACGCCCCCAAATACGGAGACAAG GTGGAGTTTTCCATCGGTGAAGTGAAGCGATCCAATTCTCGTTTTGCTGCGGCGGTGAGAGTGGTCATCCGAAATATTCAGGGAAAGTGTCATGGGTTCATCGCAACCCTTAAAGATAATTACGGATTTATCGAGAATGCCGACCACGATAAAGAAGTCTTCTTTCATTTTag TTCCTTTGATGGAGATGTAAATGACTTGGACCTTGGAGATGAAGTGGAGTACACAGTCACCAGAAAAAGTGCCAAACTTAGTGCTGAGAATATCCGTAAAGTGCCAAAGGGAACCGTGGCTCCAGAG GACATATTGTATGATAAAGGAGTTCTTCAAGGAAAAGTGATTCGGCCAATGAGAATTGTGAACCCTGACCAAGACGAGTACTCAGGCCTTGTGCAGGTTGGCGGAGATG ATGATCAGGATGCTGAGGTTTACCCCTATGGCATCACTAGTCTGACCGATAAGAGGGATTTCCTACAGAGGGGTGATGCGGTCAAGTTCCAGATCGCCGCCCACAGGCGGACCGGACTACTGAGGGCCGTCAACATCGCTGCCATCAGGAAGTTCACTCGGGCTCGAGTAGACTCAGTCAAAGGACAG TTTGGATTTATCAACTATGAGGCAGAGGAAGGGAAGAAATTGTTTTTCCACATGACCGAGGTTCACGATGGAATCGAGGTGCAGACTGGAGATGAGGTGGAGTTTGTCGTCGTACAAAATCAACGCAACGGAAAATACTCTGCTTGTAGCCTGCGCAAAATTAC AGACAGGCAGCGTCCTGAGCGTCTCTTGAGTCGAATGAAGAGCATCAAAGAAGACATGACCGGACCGAGAGTCGTGGCCGTTCGACAACCCAAAGGCCCTGACGGCACGAACGGCTTCAAGGAGCCACGAAAGCCCTGGACACCACCCCAGGCCTGA